A genomic stretch from Corynebacterium faecale includes:
- a CDS encoding HAD-IA family hydrolase — MSILTDYDSLLLDLDGTVYEGGQAIEHAVDAINSAGLPAIYVTNNASRAPEMVAGQLRDIGLKSATAEHVMTSAQAAIIMASQKIPAGSKVYVLGTDSFRDLARAAGFEVVASADDKPSVVLHGHNPDTGWAQLSEAALSIHNGALYFASNLDTTLPMERGLHVGNGSMVAAVVSATGVTPEAAGKPGPAMFHAAAKTLGSTKPLVVGDRLNTDIAGGNAAGMDTFQVLTGVSGHYALLTAVPAERPTFVADSLADLSGDADQLRPGDQGGFTADVDGEEVVLDGGTPDSTATQALRTVLAAAWAVEESAVPVTRVRAVSDAARTALESWW, encoded by the coding sequence ATGAGCATTCTCACGGACTATGACAGCCTTCTCCTCGACCTCGACGGAACGGTATATGAAGGGGGACAGGCCATTGAGCACGCCGTTGACGCAATCAACAGCGCTGGTCTCCCTGCGATATACGTGACCAATAACGCGTCACGCGCACCCGAGATGGTGGCGGGACAGCTGCGGGACATCGGTCTGAAATCAGCAACCGCCGAGCATGTGATGACCTCCGCGCAGGCCGCGATCATCATGGCGTCCCAGAAAATCCCCGCTGGATCGAAGGTGTATGTGCTGGGCACTGATTCCTTCCGGGATCTGGCCCGCGCGGCAGGTTTTGAGGTGGTGGCCTCCGCCGATGATAAGCCCTCGGTGGTGCTGCACGGACACAATCCTGACACCGGTTGGGCACAACTCAGCGAAGCCGCGCTGTCCATCCACAATGGTGCGTTGTATTTCGCCTCTAACCTGGACACCACACTCCCGATGGAGCGTGGACTCCACGTGGGTAATGGTTCCATGGTGGCGGCGGTGGTCAGTGCCACGGGAGTAACACCTGAGGCCGCCGGCAAGCCTGGTCCGGCGATGTTCCACGCTGCAGCAAAGACTCTCGGATCAACGAAACCGCTCGTGGTCGGGGACCGCCTCAACACCGATATTGCCGGTGGTAACGCCGCCGGCATGGACACATTCCAGGTGCTCACAGGGGTCAGCGGGCATTATGCGCTGCTTACTGCAGTGCCCGCAGAACGCCCGACCTTTGTCGCTGATTCACTCGCGGATCTTTCCGGTGACGCGGACCAGCTGCGCCCCGGTGACCAGGGTGGTTTCACCGCCGACGTGGACGGTGAAGAGGTTGTGCTCGACGGTGGCACGCCTGACAGCACCGCGACGCAGGCGCTGCGGACCGTGCTGGCGGCCGCCTGGGCCGTTGAAGAGAGCGCCGTGCCGGTTACCCGGGTGCGTGCCGTCTCTGATGCGGCGCGCACAGCCCTGGAGTCCTGGTGGTGA
- a CDS encoding TlyA family RNA methyltransferase: MVARRRLDAELVRRKIARSREQAVEMIRERRVFVGGILAIKPASVVEPEVSIRVEESVTEDWASRGAHKLIGALEAFEPLGLSAKGRRVLDAGASTGGFTDVLLRRDAAEVVAVDVGYGQLIWRLQNDDRVRVVDRTNIRYMTLEDTGGPCDMMVGDLSFISLRLTLPAIVACLTEGADLLPMVKPQFEVGKDRLGSGGVVRSPELRAEVTLEVAEFARTLGLSVKGVVASPLPGPSGNVEYFLWLVKDGGATMPDHEHLVSMINTAVEEGPQQ; the protein is encoded by the coding sequence ATGGTCGCTCGTAGGAGACTGGACGCTGAACTCGTCCGCCGGAAGATTGCCCGTTCACGTGAACAAGCAGTGGAGATGATCCGTGAACGCAGGGTCTTCGTTGGTGGCATCCTCGCGATCAAGCCAGCGAGCGTGGTCGAACCTGAAGTCTCGATCCGGGTGGAGGAATCAGTCACCGAGGACTGGGCTTCTCGCGGTGCCCACAAACTCATCGGTGCCCTGGAAGCCTTCGAGCCCCTCGGATTAAGCGCCAAGGGCCGACGCGTACTTGATGCCGGCGCCTCCACCGGTGGTTTCACTGATGTGCTGCTGCGACGCGACGCCGCCGAGGTGGTCGCCGTTGATGTGGGTTATGGACAACTCATCTGGCGTCTGCAAAATGATGACCGGGTTCGGGTGGTGGACCGCACCAATATCCGTTATATGACCCTGGAAGACACCGGCGGGCCCTGCGACATGATGGTCGGGGATCTGTCGTTCATCTCCCTGCGACTGACCCTGCCGGCAATCGTGGCGTGCCTGACCGAGGGCGCTGATCTCCTGCCCATGGTCAAGCCGCAGTTCGAGGTGGGGAAGGACCGACTGGGCAGCGGTGGGGTGGTCCGTTCACCGGAACTGCGTGCCGAGGTCACCCTCGAGGTGGCGGAATTCGCCAGGACACTGGGGCTCAGCGTCAAAGGGGTGGTCGCATCCCCACTCCCAGGCCCCTCCGGCAACGTAGAATACTTCTTATGGCTGGTCAAAGATGGTGGTGCAACAATGCCTGATCACGAACACCTGGTGAGCATGATCAACACAGCAGTGGAAGAAGGTCCGCAGCAATGA
- a CDS encoding NAD kinase gives MTGVTDRIVLLVPHTGRSSNIESAVLAAEHLDQAGITVRVMINEEDDPVRTHPVLGRFEQVVHSKNAADGAELVLVLGGDGTFLRAADLAHAVDLPVLGINLGHVGFLAEWESDSLEDALKRIIDRDYRVEERMTLDVIVRDSDLEEIGRGWALNEVSVENLNRRGVLDATLEVDFRPVASFGCDGVLISTPTGSTAYAFSAGGPVLWPELDAILVVPNNAHALFTKPLVVSPKSTVAVESMSGTSPAMAVMDGFRPIPMPPGSRVEIVRGHRPVRWVRLDSLPFTDRLVRKLHLPVVGWRGPDKASARAVEPGADGTDAS, from the coding sequence ATGACCGGAGTAACTGATCGCATTGTCCTGTTGGTGCCCCACACGGGACGATCATCAAATATTGAATCCGCCGTTCTGGCCGCGGAACATCTCGACCAGGCAGGCATCACCGTGCGGGTGATGATCAATGAGGAGGACGACCCGGTCCGCACCCACCCGGTGCTGGGCAGGTTCGAACAGGTCGTCCACTCCAAAAACGCTGCTGACGGTGCTGAACTGGTTCTGGTCCTCGGTGGTGACGGCACATTTCTCCGTGCAGCAGACCTCGCGCACGCAGTGGATCTGCCCGTCCTGGGGATCAACCTGGGCCACGTGGGGTTCCTCGCGGAATGGGAGTCGGATTCCCTGGAGGACGCACTCAAACGCATTATCGACCGTGATTACCGGGTGGAGGAGCGGATGACCCTGGATGTCATCGTCCGCGACAGTGATCTGGAGGAGATCGGCCGGGGATGGGCCCTCAACGAAGTCAGCGTGGAAAACCTCAACCGCCGTGGAGTCCTGGATGCCACCCTCGAAGTGGATTTCCGCCCTGTTGCTTCCTTCGGCTGTGACGGGGTGTTGATCTCCACGCCCACAGGATCCACCGCATATGCCTTCTCTGCCGGTGGTCCGGTCCTGTGGCCCGAACTCGACGCGATCCTGGTGGTACCGAACAATGCCCATGCGCTGTTCACCAAACCGCTGGTGGTCAGCCCAAAGTCCACCGTGGCCGTGGAATCCATGTCCGGAACCTCTCCTGCAATGGCCGTGATGGATGGTTTCCGTCCCATTCCCATGCCCCCCGGTTCCCGGGTGGAGATTGTCCGTGGCCACCGCCCGGTCCGATGGGTCCGGCTGGATTCCCTGCCGTTCACTGATCGTCTGGTCCGCAAACTGCACCTTCCGGTGGTTGGCTGGCGTGGGCCGGACAAGGCGTCAGCGCGCGCGGTTGAACCCGGGGCAGACGGAACCGACGCGTCTTAG